A genomic segment from Rhodospirillum centenum SW encodes:
- a CDS encoding DUF3450 domain-containing protein, which translates to MTQSNRARCAAVVAVTAFLLAGAGTAQAQQIEQLIDLEKQVAQAGAQSQANVDKIADETDRLLQEYRTVMTQIDNIKVYNAQLQDLVKAQGTERDSLATQIENVSAVEREIVPLMQRMIGTLEQFVSLDVPFLSQERQDRVQSLRALMARADVSTSEKYRRLMEAFQIENEYGRTIEAYDGPLEQDGRVRQVSFLRFGRVLLAYQTLDGKEQGMWDQRQRQWVVLPESYRGAIRQGLAVARRQAAPDLIVLPVPAPEAAQ; encoded by the coding sequence ATGACCCAGTCGAACCGCGCGCGGTGTGCGGCCGTCGTGGCCGTGACCGCATTCCTGCTGGCCGGCGCCGGAACCGCCCAGGCCCAGCAGATCGAGCAGCTCATCGACCTGGAGAAGCAGGTCGCCCAGGCCGGTGCGCAGAGCCAGGCCAACGTGGACAAGATCGCGGACGAAACCGACCGGCTCCTTCAGGAGTACCGGACGGTGATGACGCAGATCGACAACATCAAGGTCTACAACGCGCAGCTCCAGGACCTCGTGAAGGCCCAGGGGACCGAGCGGGACTCGCTGGCGACTCAGATCGAGAACGTCAGTGCCGTCGAGCGTGAGATCGTTCCGCTGATGCAGCGCATGATCGGCACGCTGGAGCAGTTCGTGAGCCTGGACGTGCCCTTCCTCAGCCAGGAGCGGCAGGACCGGGTTCAGAGCCTGCGCGCTCTGATGGCCCGCGCGGATGTCTCCACCTCGGAGAAGTACCGCCGCCTGATGGAAGCCTTCCAGATCGAGAACGAGTACGGCCGCACCATCGAGGCCTATGACGGCCCGCTGGAGCAGGACGGCCGCGTCCGCCAGGTGTCGTTCCTGCGCTTCGGTCGCGTGCTGCTGGCCTATCAGACCCTGGACGGCAAGGAACAGGGGATGTGGGACCAGCGTCAGCGCCAGTGGGTGGTGCTGCCCGAAAGCTACCGCGGCGCCATCCGTCAGGGTCTCGCCGTCGCGCGCAGGCAGGCCGCCCCTGACCTGATCGTTCTCCCCGTTCCGGCGCCGGAGGCCGCCCAATGA
- a CDS encoding energy transducer TonB, producing the protein MIARYATALLAAILVTLALFWLMQYLIIGQTAKLDESARVKLIDFVRLQRDTQTETKDRKPPDRPPPPETPPEPPKMTADPTAAPSGNAVNIDPGALNTGLDIAGPGAMAVADAEAIPLFRMAPQYPERAASRGIEGYVVMEFTINETGGVDNIKVVEANPPGYFERAAVKAMEKWKYKPKIVDGKPVKRHGVQNKLTFELQK; encoded by the coding sequence ATGATAGCGCGCTACGCTACTGCGCTGCTTGCCGCGATCCTCGTTACCCTCGCCCTGTTCTGGCTGATGCAGTACCTGATCATCGGCCAGACGGCGAAGTTGGACGAGTCGGCACGCGTCAAGCTCATCGACTTCGTCCGTCTGCAACGCGACACGCAGACGGAGACGAAGGATCGCAAACCACCTGACCGGCCGCCGCCGCCGGAAACGCCGCCCGAGCCGCCGAAGATGACGGCGGACCCGACGGCGGCGCCCAGCGGCAACGCCGTGAACATCGACCCTGGTGCGCTCAACACCGGTCTCGACATCGCCGGCCCGGGGGCGATGGCCGTCGCGGACGCGGAAGCCATTCCGCTCTTCCGCATGGCCCCGCAGTATCCCGAGCGTGCCGCCTCCCGCGGTATCGAGGGTTACGTCGTGATGGAGTTCACCATCAACGAGACGGGCGGCGTGGATAACATCAAGGTCGTCGAGGCGAACCCGCCGGGCTATTTCGAGCGGGCCGCCGTGAAGGCCATGGAGAAGTGGAAGTACAAGCCGAAGATCGTCGACGGGAAGCCCGTGAAGCGCCACGGCGTCCAGAACAAGCTGACCTTCGAGCTGCAGAAGTAG
- a CDS encoding MotA/TolQ/ExbB proton channel family protein, with amino-acid sequence MTELLEAQRAIGIFLETGGDVLLLIMFVTFALWLLILERFYFNLFQHRKLFNDTVAKWEARQDKKSWYASQYRTMLISQAKAKIEANVSMIKTLVAMAPLLGLLGTVTGMVEVFDVMAVLGSGNARAMASGVSKATIPTMSGMVVAISGLYFSFMLRRRADREVERLSDTLVQE; translated from the coding sequence GTGACCGAGCTGCTTGAGGCACAGAGGGCGATCGGGATCTTCCTGGAGACCGGCGGTGACGTTCTCCTGCTGATCATGTTCGTCACCTTTGCCTTGTGGCTGCTGATCCTCGAGCGTTTCTACTTCAACCTGTTCCAGCATCGGAAACTGTTCAACGATACGGTCGCCAAGTGGGAGGCCCGCCAGGACAAGAAGTCCTGGTATGCCTCCCAGTACCGGACGATGCTGATCTCGCAGGCGAAGGCGAAGATCGAAGCGAATGTCTCGATGATCAAGACGCTGGTGGCGATGGCGCCGCTGCTCGGATTGCTGGGAACCGTGACGGGCATGGTCGAGGTTTTCGACGTGATGGCCGTTCTCGGTTCCGGCAACGCGCGGGCCATGGCTTCCGGCGTGTCCAAGGCAACGATCCCCACGATGTCGGGCATGGTGGTTGCGATCTCCGGCCTCTACTTCAGCTTCATGCTGAGGCGGCGGGCCGACCGCGAGGTCGAACGCCTCTCCGACACTTTGGTTCAGGAGTGA
- a CDS encoding CsbD family protein, with protein sequence MTNKDKVSGKVGEIKGDVKETAGEALGDKDLQREGKADRVEGRAQQVKGDVKQTAKDITR encoded by the coding sequence ATGACGAACAAGGACAAGGTCTCCGGCAAGGTCGGGGAGATCAAGGGCGACGTCAAGGAGACGGCCGGCGAAGCCCTCGGCGACAAGGACCTCCAGCGGGAAGGCAAGGCTGACCGCGTCGAAGGCCGTGCGCAGCAGGTCAAGGGCGACGTCAAGCAGACCGCCAAGGACATCACCCGCTAG
- a CDS encoding ExbD/TolR family protein → MRAKRHAGGEEPEIDLTPMLDVVFIMLIFFIVTASFIKEAGIDVSRPDAVTAVVQERANIVVAVTESGEVWINRRQIDRRAIRANIERLHAENPQGAVVITADEKADVGLMVEVMDQARQAGVYNVSIAADQK, encoded by the coding sequence ATGCGAGCAAAGCGCCATGCGGGTGGGGAGGAGCCGGAGATCGACCTGACCCCGATGCTCGACGTCGTCTTCATCATGCTGATCTTCTTCATCGTGACGGCGTCGTTCATCAAGGAAGCGGGTATCGACGTCTCCCGCCCGGACGCGGTGACCGCCGTGGTCCAGGAACGAGCCAACATCGTGGTCGCCGTCACCGAGAGCGGGGAGGTGTGGATCAACCGCCGTCAGATCGACCGGCGCGCGATCCGGGCCAACATCGAGCGTCTGCACGCCGAGAATCCCCAGGGTGCCGTCGTCATCACCGCCGACGAGAAGGCCGATGTCGGCCTGATGGTCGAGGTCATGGATCAGGCCCGTCAGGCGGGTGTCTACAACGTCTCGATCGCCGCGGACCAGAAGTGA
- a CDS encoding MotA/TolQ/ExbB proton channel family protein, producing the protein MIRFTPKIRGLLIAGAVASLFTGVPAVAQDASAPQTLDQLLQQVRRGSQEAAERNKQREAEFRAARNEQAAILDKAKAALNQELSRSQQLEQEFAKGEQQLGELTAQLQERMGTLGELFGVVRQVAGDTRGVLDESLITGQFPGRAKPLEQLSQSKELPSIQQLQELWFLLQQEMTETGRVAKFDTTIINTDGEQLQAPVVRVGPFVAFTDGAYLRFEPGQAKFVELGRQPADRLVRLTGPALEAQSGLVDVGIDPSRGQLLSLLIQEPTLSERVDQGGVVGYVIIGIGIIGVLLALERMINLSITGAKVRGQMKASEIRKNNPLGRVLAVYDENQHADVETLELKLDEAILKEIPKLERGISTIKVFAAIAPLLGLLGTVTGMIKTFQAITLFGTGDPKLMAGGISEALVTTVLGLVVAIPMVLLYSLCAGRAKSVIEVLEEQSAGLIAQRADEEHFRDRAA; encoded by the coding sequence ATGATCCGCTTCACCCCGAAGATCCGCGGTCTTCTGATCGCCGGCGCCGTCGCCAGCCTGTTCACCGGCGTGCCGGCGGTGGCGCAGGACGCCTCTGCCCCCCAGACCCTGGATCAGCTCCTCCAGCAGGTCCGCCGCGGCAGCCAGGAAGCCGCCGAGCGCAACAAGCAGCGCGAGGCCGAGTTCCGCGCCGCCCGCAACGAGCAGGCGGCCATTCTGGACAAGGCCAAGGCGGCCCTGAACCAGGAGCTGTCGCGCTCGCAGCAGCTTGAGCAGGAGTTCGCCAAGGGCGAGCAGCAGCTCGGCGAGCTGACCGCGCAGCTCCAGGAGCGGATGGGCACCCTGGGCGAGCTGTTCGGCGTCGTCCGTCAGGTCGCCGGCGACACCCGCGGCGTGCTGGACGAGTCCCTGATCACCGGCCAGTTCCCGGGCCGCGCCAAGCCGCTGGAGCAGCTTTCCCAGAGCAAGGAGCTGCCGAGCATCCAGCAGCTTCAGGAACTCTGGTTCCTGCTTCAGCAGGAGATGACCGAGACCGGCCGCGTCGCCAAGTTCGACACCACCATCATCAACACCGACGGCGAGCAGCTCCAGGCCCCGGTCGTCCGCGTCGGCCCGTTCGTGGCCTTCACCGACGGCGCCTACCTGCGCTTCGAGCCGGGGCAGGCCAAGTTCGTCGAGCTGGGCCGCCAGCCCGCCGACCGTCTGGTCCGCCTGACCGGGCCGGCGCTTGAGGCGCAGAGCGGTCTGGTCGATGTCGGCATCGACCCGTCGCGCGGCCAGCTCCTCTCGCTGCTGATCCAGGAGCCGACCCTCAGCGAGCGCGTGGACCAGGGCGGCGTCGTCGGCTACGTCATCATCGGCATCGGTATCATCGGCGTCCTGCTGGCGCTGGAGCGGATGATCAACCTCTCCATCACCGGCGCCAAGGTCCGCGGCCAGATGAAGGCCAGCGAGATCCGCAAGAACAACCCGCTCGGCCGTGTCCTCGCCGTCTACGACGAGAACCAGCACGCCGACGTGGAGACTCTGGAGCTGAAGCTCGACGAGGCGATCCTGAAGGAGATCCCGAAGCTGGAGCGTGGCATCAGCACCATCAAGGTGTTCGCCGCCATCGCCCCGCTGCTGGGTCTGCTCGGCACCGTCACCGGCATGATCAAGACCTTCCAGGCGATCACGCTGTTCGGCACGGGCGATCCGAAGCTGATGGCCGGCGGCATCTCCGAAGCCCTGGTCACCACCGTTCTGGGTCTGGTCGTCGCCATTCCGATGGTGCTGCTCTACAGCCTCTGCGCCGGTCGCGCGAAGAGCGTGATCGAGGTGCTGGAGGAACAGAGCGCCGGCCTGATCGCGCAACGCGCAGACGAGGAGCATTTCCGTGACCGAGCTGCTTGA
- a CDS encoding VOC family protein, which yields MAERYAGRSGVVGGVQEAFIGVRDPVAAIRHWERFGYRVGPAGQLAADAARTLYGVDSPLHSVRLLHQDADQGLLRLMVWDRPAGPGLGTGPWRVQGNRWLACLTDDILNIANHAEVLRAQGGPIGFVDPVHVPPQRPEAALRPFDQPVPATRQMTLTQPLWRLLCVQIFSGSGRAQPTINPACLMRTGPAMHFGMVIQDDRPEILEFYDRTLGLQRATDQSLPYDPSRGAPRLLDLREGEWHGLVDFDAAVAATDPAPVRAARLRVLRFRSASALPDARRESRPGQLGLSGYCLRVHGLAALRERIAAAGAGEVTPVVEDEFGRPACAFVAPDGYHWTAFEA from the coding sequence ATGGCCGAGCGCTATGCGGGCAGGAGCGGTGTTGTCGGTGGCGTGCAGGAAGCCTTCATCGGTGTGCGCGATCCGGTTGCTGCCATCCGCCACTGGGAGAGGTTCGGCTACCGGGTCGGACCGGCCGGCCAGCTCGCCGCGGATGCCGCCCGCACCCTCTACGGGGTGGACAGCCCCCTGCACTCCGTCCGCCTGCTGCACCAGGATGCCGACCAGGGCCTGCTGCGCCTGATGGTCTGGGACCGGCCGGCCGGTCCCGGCCTGGGAACCGGCCCCTGGCGGGTGCAGGGGAACCGCTGGCTGGCGTGCCTGACCGACGACATCCTGAACATCGCCAACCATGCCGAGGTGCTGCGCGCCCAGGGCGGTCCCATCGGCTTCGTGGACCCCGTGCATGTGCCGCCGCAGCGTCCGGAGGCGGCGCTGCGCCCGTTCGACCAGCCGGTGCCGGCCACGCGCCAGATGACCCTGACGCAGCCGCTGTGGCGGCTGCTCTGCGTCCAGATCTTCAGCGGCAGCGGCCGGGCGCAGCCGACGATCAACCCGGCCTGCCTGATGCGGACGGGACCGGCCATGCATTTCGGCATGGTGATCCAGGATGACCGGCCGGAGATCCTGGAATTCTACGACCGGACCCTCGGACTGCAGCGCGCCACCGACCAGTCCCTGCCCTACGATCCGTCCCGGGGCGCTCCCCGCCTGCTGGATCTGCGGGAGGGGGAGTGGCACGGGCTGGTGGATTTCGACGCGGCGGTGGCCGCGACCGATCCCGCCCCGGTCCGGGCGGCGCGTCTGCGCGTTCTGCGCTTCCGCAGCGCCAGCGCCCTGCCCGACGCCCGCCGGGAGAGCCGGCCCGGACAGCTCGGCCTGTCCGGCTACTGCCTGCGGGTCCACGGGCTGGCCGCGTTGCGGGAGCGGATCGCGGCGGCGGGAGCCGGCGAGGTGACGCCGGTGGTCGAAGATGAGTTCGGCCGCCCGGCCTGCGCCTTCGTCGCCCCCGACGGCTACCACTGGACGGCCTTCGAAGCCTGA